The Arachis hypogaea cultivar Tifrunner chromosome 14, arahy.Tifrunner.gnm2.J5K5, whole genome shotgun sequence genome has a segment encoding these proteins:
- the LOC140178683 gene encoding uncharacterized mitochondrial protein AtMg00860-like: MQDWPKPSDLKGLRGFFRLTEYYRQFVKNYGKIAWPLTQLLKKDSFKWVEKAQIAFEELKEAMTTLPMLAPPSFQKIFIKENDTSDKGVEFVLMQEGRPVACVRKKILERAQDKSVCERELMAIVLTVQRWRHYLWGNIL; the protein is encoded by the coding sequence ATGCAAGATTGGCCTAAGCCGTCAGATTTGAAAGGCCTAAGAGGATTCTTCAGATTAACCGAATACTATAGgcaatttgttaaaaattatggTAAGATTGCTTGGCCATTAACTCAACTCCTCAAGAAAGATAGCTTCAAGTGGGTGGAGAAGGCTCAAATTGCctttgaagaattaaaagaggCAATGACTACTCTGCCAATGCTAGCACCACCTTCTTTCCAAAAGATTTTTATCAAAGAAAATGATACTTCTGACAAAGGAGTAGAATTTGTCTTAATGCAAGAAGGTAGACCGGTGGCTTGTGTgaggaaaaaaattttagaaagagcACAAGACAAGTCTGTCTGCGAAAGAGAACTCATGGCAATAGTGTTGACAGTTCAACGGTGGAGACACTATCTTTGGGGCAACATTTTATAG
- the LOC112742976 gene encoding uncharacterized protein, whose protein sequence is MDAYSGYNQILMHPSNQDKTAFITDFGNYCYKVMPFGLKNAGATYQRLMDKVFAKQIGRNIEVYVDDMVAKTKIGHNHISDLTEIFGQIRQYNMRLNPEKCAFAVQGEIAGRLRKWAVELSEFDIRYQSRGPIKSQFLADFIAEFTTPSEEDHAKQWILYVDGSSNNGGCGAGIRLEAEDGFILEHSIHLAFKASNNQSEYEALLAGLRLCLDLQISTIKNLKINQHFASVEHPQTNGLAEAANKVILHALKKKLDDAKGLWAELIPEVLWGYNTTPQTSTKETPFRLVYGSEAMIPLEISQNSIRTYIDNQDEARRSELDIIEEIRDIAALKQRAVQQAIARQYNKSVKSRSFVKGDLVLRKTETARKPPTHGKLAANWDGPYRVSNVLGQGAYKLESLDGKLMPSTWNVSSLKKFYS, encoded by the exons atggatgcgTATTCAGGGTATAATCAAATACTCATGCACCCCTCCAATCAAGATAAAACAGCTTTTATCACTGATTTCGGTAACTATTGTTATAAagttatgccatttggattaaagaaCGCAGGTGCAACTTACCAACGCCTTATGGATAAAGTGTTCGCCAAACAAATCGGCAGAAACATCGAAGTTTATGTCGATGATATGGTCGCCAAAACAAAAATCGGACATAATCACATCAGCGACCTTACAGAAATATTCGGCCAGATCCGCCAGTACAACATGCGCCTCAACCCCGAGAAATGTGCCTTCGCCGTTCAAGGGG aaatcgcAGGACGACTCAGAAAATGGGCAGTCGAACTGTCTGAGTTCGATATCAGATACCAATCTAGAGGACCGATCAAGTCACAATTTCTAGCAGATTTCATCGCCGAGTTTACTACACCATCCGAGGAAGATCATGCAAAACAATGGATCTTATATGTGGACGGATCTTCCAATAATGGGGGCTGTGGAGCAGGAATTCGTCTGGAAGCCGAGGATGGATTCATACTTGAACACTCAATACACTTAGCTTTCAAAGCCAGCAATAACCAATCCGAGTATGAAGCACTGCTCGCTGGACTCCGACTCTGTTTAGATCTCCAAATCTCGACGATCAAG AATCTCAAAATAAACCAACACTTCGCCTCCGTTGAACACCCTCAAACGAACGGACTAGCTGAGGCTGCAAATAAGGTCATCCTGCATGCACTAAAAAAGAAACTAGATGACGCCAAAGGACTCTGGGCCGAACTAATACCTGAAGTCCTTTGGGGATACAACACCACCCCACAAACATCAACAAAAGAAACGCCATTCAGACTGGTATATGGATCGGAAGCCATGATCCCCCTGGAGATCTCCCAGAACTCAATCCGAACTTACATCGACAACCAAGACGAAGCTCGGAGATCCGAGCTAGACATCATCGAAGAAATCAGAGACATCGCTGCCTTGAAGCAACGCGCGGTGCAGCAAGCAATTGCTCGACAGTACAACAAGTCGGTCAAAAGCAGATCATTCGTCAAAGGAGACTTAGTCCTCCGCAAGACCGAAACTGCTCGGAAACCACCAACACATGGAAAGCTCGCAGCCAATTGGGACGGTCCATACCGAGTATCAAACGTACTCGGTCAAGGAGCGTACAAGCTAGAATCATTAGATGGTAAACTCATGCCTAGTACATGGAATGTGTCTTCCTTAAAGAAATTTTATAGTTAA